A region from the Janthinobacterium agaricidamnosum genome encodes:
- a CDS encoding MFS transporter produces the protein MSSRSISKTATCTLLSVASLTIMVGCVLVPGLPSIAARLGVADAASWLVTLPSLGVVLSGPFAAMLMQRLGLHRSLLAGLFLYGLLGVSGMFLHGHLAVFANRFLLGAPTALVMASGTGLISALFSGQARLRMIARQGMTIELGGVLFLALGGLLATAGWRYPFLLYLASWVLLACAWRCVPALAPAGDAGMDGAPPAPGPSRALLFVHALAALSMTVFFAAIIILPLRLQQLGWSEDRAGYLLSFVSLVAVAAAWLMPQVVRRLHEHGTLGAAFACYALAHLLFAGAAALSTLLAGAVALGMGFGLSVPLCTHMTVERSHLPSRNRNLAYLSMAIFGGQFLSSFMTYLPGSHAAMFAATAALALLGAAVAAAPLLRRRPAGTTAVSTTHTER, from the coding sequence ATGTCCAGCCGCAGTATATCGAAGACAGCAACGTGCACGCTCCTTTCCGTTGCCAGCCTGACCATCATGGTGGGATGCGTGCTGGTTCCGGGATTGCCGTCCATCGCCGCGCGCCTCGGCGTGGCCGACGCCGCCAGCTGGCTCGTCACGCTGCCCTCGCTGGGCGTGGTGCTGTCCGGCCCCTTCGCCGCCATGCTCATGCAGCGCCTGGGACTGCACCGCAGCCTGCTGGCGGGGCTGTTCCTGTACGGCTTGCTGGGCGTCTCGGGCATGTTTTTGCATGGCCACCTGGCCGTGTTCGCCAACCGTTTCCTGCTGGGCGCGCCGACGGCGCTGGTGATGGCATCGGGCACGGGGCTGATCTCGGCCCTGTTCAGCGGCCAGGCAAGGCTGCGCATGATCGCCAGGCAAGGCATGACGATCGAACTGGGCGGCGTGCTGTTCCTCGCCCTGGGCGGCCTGCTGGCCACGGCGGGCTGGCGCTATCCCTTCCTGCTGTATCTGGCTTCGTGGGTGCTGCTGGCATGCGCCTGGCGCTGCGTGCCGGCACTTGCCCCTGCCGGGGATGCCGGCATGGATGGCGCGCCGCCAGCGCCCGGCCCGTCGCGCGCCCTGCTCTTCGTCCATGCGCTGGCGGCACTCTCCATGACGGTGTTTTTCGCCGCCATCATCATCCTGCCCCTGCGCCTGCAGCAGCTGGGCTGGAGCGAGGACCGGGCCGGGTATTTGCTTTCCTTCGTGTCGCTGGTGGCCGTGGCGGCCGCCTGGCTGATGCCCCAGGTGGTCCGGCGCCTGCATGAACACGGCACCCTGGGCGCCGCCTTCGCCTGTTATGCGCTGGCACACCTGTTGTTCGCGGGGGCCGCCGCGCTGTCCACGCTGCTGGCCGGCGCCGTGGCGCTGGGGATGGGCTTCGGCCTGTCCGTGCCCCTGTGCACGCACATGACGGTCGAGCGCAGCCACTTGCCCAGCCGCAACCGCAACCTCGCCTATCTGTCGATGGCCATCTTCGGCGGGCAATTTCTCTCTTCCTTCATGACGTATCTGCCCGGCAGCCACGCGGCGATGTTTGCGGCCACGGCCGCACTGGCCCTGCTGGGCGCGGCCGTGGCGGCCGCCCCGCTGCTGCGCCGCCGCCCGGCCGGCACCACCGCTGTTTCCACCACCCACACTGAAAGGTAA
- a CDS encoding IclR family transcriptional regulator yields the protein MSEENEGNSGKQVIARAAAVLRALENQTGGLSLAQIAKGADLPRTTVHRIVAALEAQQLVSSGAGGVKLGPAIARLAASAHTDVVAVLRPYAEALGRRTRETVDVCVYRGLHAVSVDQYCSDHELRVVSAVGTAYPIHCTAHGKALLAQMPEDALARLFGERLEARTDQTITALAQLLPHLEQVRAQGYAVDMEEHAPGVCGIGVALNTGTSERYALSLGVPALRFHAQREQLLSALLQCKAEVEAVLGVKP from the coding sequence ATGAGTGAAGAAAACGAAGGCAATAGCGGCAAGCAAGTCATTGCGCGCGCGGCGGCGGTGCTGCGCGCGCTGGAAAACCAGACGGGCGGCCTGAGCCTGGCGCAGATCGCCAAGGGCGCGGACTTGCCGCGCACCACGGTGCACCGCATCGTCGCCGCGCTGGAAGCTCAGCAACTGGTCAGTTCCGGCGCCGGCGGGGTGAAGCTGGGTCCGGCCATCGCGCGTCTGGCGGCGTCGGCGCATACGGACGTGGTGGCGGTCCTGCGGCCGTATGCGGAAGCGTTGGGCCGGCGCACGCGCGAAACGGTGGACGTGTGCGTGTACCGCGGCCTGCATGCGGTGTCGGTGGACCAGTACTGTTCCGACCATGAGCTGCGCGTCGTGTCGGCCGTGGGAACGGCCTACCCGATCCACTGCACCGCGCATGGCAAGGCCTTGCTGGCACAGATGCCGGAAGACGCGCTGGCCCGGCTGTTCGGCGAGCGCCTGGAAGCGCGCACGGACCAGACCATCACGGCGCTTGCGCAACTGCTGCCGCACCTGGAACAAGTACGCGCGCAGGGCTACGCCGTCGATATGGAAGAGCACGCGCCGGGCGTGTGCGGCATCGGCGTGGCCCTGAACACGGGAACGAGCGAGCGCTACGCGCTGTCGCTGGGCGTGCCGGCCCTGCGTTTCCACGCCCAGCGGGAACAGCTGCTGTCGGCGCTATTGCAGTGCAAGGCGGAAGTTGAAGCCGTGCTCGGCGTCAAGCCGTAA